The sequence below is a genomic window from Nitrososphaerota archaeon.
TATCAATCATAACGTTTCTACCAACATGTACGTTCCCCCTAACTTCGCCTTTGACGGTAGATTCTGGGGATATGTTCCTGTGCATGTTTCTCAGATACCAGCTGTTTGCCTGAAGGTAGCCATCTTTTTCGCCAGCGTCTATCCAGAACCCATCAAGTGGAAATCCAAAAACTGGTGCAGTTTTGTTAAGAAGCATCGGGAAAAAGTCCTTTGCAAAGTCGTATGGCTTGCCGTCAGGAATGTAATCGAGACTGTCGGGGTTAAGAAAATATATACCTGTATTAATCAACTTACTAGGAATCTTGTCTTTCGGCTTTTCAATCAACTCTTTTACACTACCATCGCTTCTAAGAACCAATACTCCGTATGAAGACGGGGTTTCAACCTCCTTTAGACCTATTGACGCAGTTGCGCCAGCTTCTAGATGTCGCTCGACAAAACTGCTTAGGTTAACATTCGTCACAGCGTCGCCTTGAATCACTAAGAATGGTTCGTCGAGAAGTTTCTCTGCGAGTTTTACGCTCCCAGCTGTACCAAGGGCCCTTTTTCCCTCCGAAACGTGAGTCATCTTTACTCCGTATCTCTGACCAGAGCCAAGGAAGGAAGTTATTTGCTCCTGTTTGTATCCTATAGTCGTTATGATTTCACCAAAGCCTTGGCTTGCAAGGTGTTTCACAACATGGTGAATCAGAGGCTCCCTCCCTATATATAGCATGGATTTGGGCTTAGTAAGCGAAAGAGGGTTCATCCTCTGCCCCTTTCCTCCAGCCAAAATTACTGCCTTCATCACTACAGGTCAACATTCTGAGCAATATATGTTGTAAAATGAGACGCTGGATGATTTATGTAACAAAATCTTACAAAATAATTAATTTTTTTGACATCTGAAGCTTTAATCCAATTACCTGTATATAATTTCGATAAAACTGGAAAGAATTAGCTCCAATACAGAAATCGAACACTGCCCCTATTGCGAACTATATTATA
It includes:
- a CDS encoding NDP-sugar synthase; the protein is MKAVILAGGKGQRMNPLSLTKPKSMLYIGREPLIHHVVKHLASQGFGEIITTIGYKQEQITSFLGSGQRYGVKMTHVSEGKRALGTAGSVKLAEKLLDEPFLVIQGDAVTNVNLSSFVERHLEAGATASIGLKEVETPSSYGVLVLRSDGSVKELIEKPKDKIPSKLINTGIYFLNPDSLDYIPDGKPYDFAKDFFPMLLNKTAPVFGFPLDGFWIDAGEKDGYLQANSWYLRNMHRNISPESTVKGEVRGNVHVGRNVMIDSGSTVANPSMIDEAVSVGRGSRIGPDVILMKNTKAGKNVRILASSVYEDCEIGDDVLIESSVIAEKCKIEKNVEIHDAMIGASCKIGKNAKILSGSMIYPGITIKAGQTVNQTIQ